The following proteins come from a genomic window of Neptunomonas concharum:
- a CDS encoding ABC transporter permease, which translates to MDIDLITNVLYAMVRTGTPLLIVALGEMVCEKSGVLNLGQEGMMLMGAVAGFIATLLTGNIFFGFMLAIIAGILMSQLFAVIALGLSANQVATGLALTIFGTGLSAFIGSDFVGKPIDGLNAIAIPVLSDIPVIGKMLFAQDLIVYLSFGLFAAVYWFFRSSRTGLIVKAVGENPDAANAIGLPVMRTRYLAVAFGGAMAGLAGGYLSLAYTPLWAENMTAGRGWIALALVVFASWRAERVLLGAYLFGLASILHLVAQGLGFAVSPNLLAMLPYVATVFVLVMLSRNQSRSKLFAPVSLGKPFHASS; encoded by the coding sequence ATGGATATTGATCTGATAACAAATGTACTTTACGCCATGGTCCGTACTGGAACACCCTTGTTGATTGTTGCCCTTGGGGAGATGGTCTGTGAAAAAAGTGGTGTGCTAAATCTGGGGCAGGAAGGGATGATGCTGATGGGTGCGGTCGCAGGATTTATCGCCACCTTACTGACCGGTAATATCTTCTTTGGTTTTATGCTGGCGATTATTGCTGGAATTTTAATGTCTCAACTATTTGCCGTGATTGCCTTAGGGCTAAGTGCAAACCAAGTGGCGACAGGCCTTGCTCTTACCATTTTTGGCACGGGGTTATCGGCTTTTATCGGGTCTGATTTTGTGGGTAAGCCGATTGATGGTTTAAACGCGATTGCGATCCCTGTTCTTAGCGACATCCCTGTCATTGGTAAAATGCTGTTTGCTCAGGATCTGATCGTCTATCTCTCATTTGGGCTATTCGCTGCTGTTTATTGGTTCTTCCGTAGTAGTCGAACAGGATTGATTGTTAAAGCGGTTGGAGAGAACCCCGATGCTGCGAATGCGATAGGCCTGCCCGTTATGCGCACGCGCTATTTAGCCGTTGCCTTTGGGGGGGCGATGGCTGGTTTAGCGGGAGGCTATCTATCACTGGCCTATACACCACTTTGGGCTGAGAACATGACGGCAGGTCGTGGCTGGATTGCGCTGGCTTTGGTGGTATTTGCCAGCTGGCGTGCAGAGCGTGTCTTGTTGGGCGCTTACCTGTTTGGTTTAGCCAGTATCTTGCACTTAGTCGCTCAGGGGTTAGGTTTTGCCGTCTCCCCTAACCTATTGGCAATGCTGCCTTATGTCGCAACGGTATTTGTGTTGGTGATGCTATCCCGCAATCAGAGCCGCAGCAAACTGTTTGCTCCGGTGTCGTTAGGTAAGCCTTTCCATGCTAGCTCTTGA
- a CDS encoding 8-oxoguanine deaminase, protein MKPQRIWIKDPLAILVDSKVNAEAGLVIEGDTLVELVARGATPAEPVDQIVDAREHVVLPGLINTHHHFYQTLTRAYPDALNKELFPWLKTLYPLWAGLEPEMLASASRLAMAELMLSGCTLAADHHYLFPEGMENAIDVQVAEANTLGMRAMFTRGSMSLGEDDGGLPPQTTVQTEQQILDDSERLIKQYHQRNDGAMIQIALAPCSPFSVTPEIMKASAALSEAFDVRLHTHLAETLDEEAFCQQRFGMRTVDYLESVGWLNNRTWLAHGIHFDNEEINRLGGAGVGVCHCPTSNMMLASGIARCKELEAAGSPVGLGVDGSASNDGSNMIMEVRQALYLQRLRYGSAGVIHFDAYRWATQGSARVLGRSDVGELAVGKQADLAMFKLDELRFSGSHDPLAALLLCGAHKADRVMIAGKWTVKEGAIVGLDPDALMAEHTRLAKTLARKLLG, encoded by the coding sequence ATGAAACCACAGCGTATTTGGATTAAAGACCCTCTGGCTATATTAGTTGACTCGAAAGTCAATGCGGAGGCTGGTTTGGTCATTGAAGGGGATACCCTTGTTGAGTTAGTGGCGCGTGGTGCCACCCCTGCTGAGCCAGTTGATCAAATAGTAGATGCACGGGAACATGTGGTTTTACCTGGCTTAATCAACACCCATCACCATTTTTATCAAACGCTCACTCGCGCTTATCCTGATGCGCTCAATAAAGAGCTGTTTCCTTGGTTAAAGACGCTTTATCCACTATGGGCCGGATTGGAGCCAGAGATGTTGGCATCAGCGTCACGCTTAGCGATGGCGGAGTTGATGTTATCGGGTTGCACGTTAGCAGCAGATCATCATTATCTCTTTCCTGAAGGGATGGAAAACGCCATTGATGTGCAGGTAGCAGAGGCGAATACACTGGGAATGCGTGCCATGTTCACCCGAGGCTCGATGAGCTTAGGGGAGGATGATGGCGGCTTGCCTCCGCAGACCACTGTACAAACTGAGCAACAGATACTGGATGACAGCGAACGCTTAATTAAGCAGTATCACCAGCGAAATGATGGCGCCATGATCCAAATCGCTCTGGCTCCCTGCTCCCCCTTTTCGGTCACCCCAGAGATTATGAAAGCCAGCGCCGCGTTATCTGAAGCGTTTGATGTACGCTTGCATACGCATCTGGCTGAAACTCTAGATGAAGAAGCATTTTGCCAACAGCGCTTTGGTATGCGCACGGTCGATTATTTAGAGAGTGTTGGCTGGTTAAATAACCGCACTTGGTTGGCACACGGCATCCACTTTGATAATGAAGAGATCAATCGTCTTGGTGGCGCTGGCGTAGGTGTTTGCCACTGCCCTACCTCCAACATGATGCTGGCTTCAGGCATTGCCCGATGTAAAGAGCTGGAAGCCGCCGGCTCGCCTGTAGGGTTAGGTGTCGATGGTTCAGCCTCTAATGACGGCTCCAATATGATCATGGAAGTCAGGCAAGCACTCTATCTGCAACGATTACGCTATGGATCTGCGGGTGTGATCCACTTTGATGCATACCGATGGGCGACGCAGGGCTCTGCTCGTGTGTTGGGGCGCTCGGATGTTGGGGAACTAGCGGTCGGCAAACAGGCAGACCTTGCTATGTTTAAGCTGGATGAACTGAGATTCTCAGGCAGTCATGACCCTCTGGCCGCGCTGCTGTTATGTGGCGCTCATAAAGCAGATCGTGTGATGATTGCCGGGAAATGGACAGTTAAAGAAGGCGCTATTGTTGGACTAGACCCTGATGCGCTGATGGCCGAGCACACAAGGCTTGCAAAAACATTGGCTCGCAAACTATTAGGCTAG
- the gpt gene encoding xanthine phosphoribosyltransferase, protein MAHLPYSKDFPVSWDELHRNSRALSWRLLELGPWKGIIAITRGGLVPAAILARELDIRLIDTVCVTSYGAAKEGDAAMHQGELNVLKSVEGDGEGFLLVDDLVDTGKTAKFVREMLPKAHFVTLYAKPAGRPLVDTYVMEVSQDTWIRFPWDMEYAFSTPLADRANS, encoded by the coding sequence ATGGCGCACCTGCCTTATAGCAAAGACTTTCCGGTATCGTGGGATGAGCTACATCGTAACTCCCGTGCCCTTTCATGGCGCTTGCTCGAACTAGGCCCTTGGAAAGGCATTATTGCCATCACCCGGGGTGGGCTCGTACCGGCGGCAATATTGGCACGAGAATTGGATATTCGTTTGATTGATACCGTATGTGTAACCAGCTATGGCGCAGCCAAAGAGGGAGACGCTGCGATGCACCAAGGCGAGCTGAATGTACTCAAGTCCGTTGAAGGTGATGGTGAAGGTTTTCTGCTGGTGGATGATCTGGTCGATACAGGAAAAACCGCAAAATTCGTGCGAGAGATGTTACCCAAAGCCCACTTTGTGACCTTATATGCCAAGCCGGCGGGCCGCCCCTTAGTGGATACCTACGTTATGGAAGTCAGCCAAGATACGTGGATTCGTTTCCCATGGGATATGGAGTATGCTTTTTCTACGCCGCTGGCTGATCGTGCCAATAGCTAA